Genomic segment of Engystomops pustulosus chromosome 8, aEngPut4.maternal, whole genome shotgun sequence:
agcagtccgtcaaaaaacgcatccgtttttgacaggtatgaccaattatctcaattaaaatgggtcaaaaaacggaagcgttttttgacggactgcttaaaaacggcccaaaaatgtgtTCACAAccccacatgtgccatcacccttaataaagagtctgcgccagttttgtgtcgtggctgcaccgtggctcacatttatcaaaatttaTCTTCACAAATGTGGGCCATGGATCCGCCGCGTTTattaacactttaataaatgtgggtctatGTCCGCCGCACCACAAAatactgcactacttttgataaatctgggccattgtgggTGAGAAGTGGCCCAAAAatcaataacattttttaaaaaacgacCAGATTTAGAAACAGAATCAACGCGCACGGGGGCGTGCCACGACTCGATCACATGTGTGTTTTTATGGAAACGTATGTGGTTGGTAAGGAGCACCCGGGGTATTGTATTGTCTatatgcaagacactgggtgctggttccatagaaacgcatatgcgatcagccTGTGGCACGCCCTCGTGCGCTTTGATTCCGATTCAAGCACTACATGAGACAGCACCTCCAGGATAACTCTGCAACATGAAGGGTTAATTTAAATTATTGCAATGAGAATCCATAAAACTTGGGTGGTGTTACCCTACAAGACCCCAGGAGTGTAATTAACATATACCATACAAGTATTTCCTTCATCAGCTGATCCcctcgttacattgtatcagtgactTTCATCAGGACATTGTATCACTGAAAACTTTCCTTTACAATGTTGCTGCATTACTGTTCGGtttccagcagggggcgctgtaacactTTCTATTATTTCTGTCCTCAGTTTTTAATAGGGCAATCCCGGATTTGTTTTTAATATCCTGAAACTAGAAAATGTGGTAAAATGGAAgatattggtccacatttatcaaaaactgccACCTCCAGTAGGTGGCGTCTGCCTGTGGAGTGCGCAGGGTGTGACAGATTCAACCTGGTGTCCAcgtactgccctgacagagtgcaccaactttttttggtgcagctttaacatagaggggctcatttactaagggtcgcactgctcactttcgtcagactgcacaggtatttatcaagtgtctgtgctgggttTTTGATGCACGCAATGCTTTTTTGGTGCATCggagctggcttccatgcaacattaTTTAGGGccatgccgtcggacaatccaactgattcagactgagcacgggatttaacattcaaattgtgtcgcacttacattcaccacttaaaagatggtgaactttgttgatggggaactgagcggggaagcgataagtgtgcacaatcttagtgaatcgcggcacagtgcattatcgttggacaatgcacttttggtgaactccagcagtcgtgtaagtaaatgtgccccagagagtgtgacacaatcctgcatgataaatgtagaggaggacagaggagtctggagccaggtgctggggcccaccagaggttCCTCCAGTCCAACCCTGCTTGGGGACCCTTTTACTCCTTcaggccccctgaacacagtcgcACTAAACCCTTCCTGATAGCGGACCTGGGACCACCAGAGAGGAGACCACTAGAGAGAGGAGACCACCAAGAAGAGACAACCAGAAAGGGGACTGCAAGAGTCAACCACTGCAGAGTGTAGACCACCAGGGAGGAGGCCACCAGATAAGGGATCACCAGAGAGGAGACCACTCAATAGGGTGCCACcgtagagacccccagagaggaGACCACTAGAGAGAGGAGACCACCGAGAAGAGACAACCAGAAATGGGACTGCAAGAGAGTCAACCACTGAAGAGTGTAGACCACCAGGGAGGAGGCCACCAGATAGGGGATCACCAGAGATGGAACCACCAGAGAGGAGACCACTCAATAGGGTGCCACcatagagacccccagagagggGACCACCAGATAAGGGGACACCAGACAATCCATCAGAAAGGGGACCAACATAGAGGAGACCACCAGAGATCCCCGGTAGTATTGACGACCATAACCTTGTAAGACCTTAGGAGAACCTTCAGCGCTCCTCCCACCTCCCCTGTCCATTGAAAGATGAGCGGCAAATCTGCCCAAATATAGGACATGACCCATATTTGGCATCGCAGTCACAGCTAGGGTGCGGTGAGAAAGCGCGTGCTCCCCACATTAttaccgggtgccatagacttctattgtagcCATCACTGACTGCCACTCTAGCCAATCACAGGCCTTGTTTTGCAcaattaataaataattaatcAAATTCCCTTATAATCCGGTATTTATGTCTAGACATCCCACTAatggttttatgtgtttttactaAGGGGGTGTGACTAGAAATACAATATTTTATCAAATTTGGCAACTAATTCAGCGAACCAAGGCCCACGTCACCAGAATATGCACCATATTTATCCCTTCATTTTCATAGCCAATCGATAAACCTGCAGCATCTTCAGCCTCTGCCTCTGAATATTAGTTAATGTGAGTGTGAACGCTCCCTCACAAGTTCTTTCTCCCTCTCTTTAGTGTAGAGAACTActttctgttttttctttctgtttctgGATAAAAACTCACCTGCCaattgccaccactagagggcgatcCCTACATAGCTCACATTGACTGCACACAGATCGCCCTCTGGTGGTGGAGGCGGTCAGTGCACACTCCATACAATTTCAGTACTTTGCTACTTATACAGTCCTGATAACATCCCTTTAATTCCCCATGTTGACCCCTCCCTGATGTACCCTCAGACAACCCCTCCTGGCTCCAGCGCTGAAGGTGCCAGAGCAGCAGGACACAAAATCATCCAAATAGAGCGGCTTTTGATTGCAGAGTCTCTTGTGCCATTGTGTCAGATCCTGGATAAACATAAGCCAGCAGTTTCTATTGTTTGTCCTGATCCTGTGTTACAATAGCCCCTCCATGAGGCCTGGCCTATAGCGGTctgcactgtgccccccacacccCCTGGGCGCCCCCTCCCCATCACCCTCTCCTATTCTCCTGTGCCCAGGCTGTGCTGAGTGTGCAGCCAGGATCTGCGGATTCGGCATTATCCAATATGTATGTGGCTATATATAAAGGCAGAGGGGCCACCCTGACCGCACCCCACTGCATCCAGTCCCCTGCATACTCAGGTAAGGCACATCACCTGCACAGCGCCACCAACAGGTCAgactggggaaaaaaatctaaaattaaatCTGTTGTAATCAGAATACACGTTATGGTGGAATTTTGATGGAATTTCTCCTGGATTCTCTTGATGGAAATGTAAACGGAGCCTGACATGTGAAAAGTTTCTCAAAATGGACAAACCCTTTCATTATTTATGTATTTCATGTGTAATATCTTTAGATAAGTGGCTTTCATTCCAATATCTTATATATAGATACATTTGTTTATTTTagtgtttattatatttattgttgatACTTTGTTTCCTATATTTAAATGTATCTAAACTTTCAAAAGAGTTTTTAGTGACGTGTGGGGAGTTGTGATCCGTGGGgtctgagtgcagagacccccagtaATCTGAAGGTGCTGATGTGTGTGGTGTGTTCAGTCTGTATAatgtgatcactgggggtctcagcaccagGACCTCCGCTGATCAGAACTAGCAGCAGAACCTATTGACTGTAATGAGGTCTGGACTTGGAATTTGCGGAGAAGGTTCCTAACAAATCCTCCAGTGCAGAACGTAAtatggcaatttttttaaaagcagAGTTAACATTTTCTATGTTTATTTTCGGTGCTGATATTTCAGGATATGATCTCTTTGTGGATATTTTCCACCTCTCCTTGTCTCTGCTTGTGTTACAGCCAGATTAAGGATTTTTATGCCTTAGGATGATATTGAACATTGTATGGGATGACTGTACAGGAGTTATTAGTCTGCCACTCATGCTTCTCCCCGCTATTAAAGCTATTTGctgtcaccaccagggggagctcactgcatgtaTGTTCAAGaaggaaggaaatctaccatgaaaatccatcatgataaaccatggacacttattcatagatccagttactgtggtaatgttcttatatttgttatccatggcctccttccttctacaatcaatttttaaaattatgctaaggagacATTACTGTTCTAGGGGGTGTTGCCAGAGACCCTTCATGCTGTAGTTTCATAGGCTGTAACATTGCCTCCCTctaagtgggaggggggaagtgccccTACCctggtgtaacagcctgtaaagctgcagcgcagaggggctctggaaacacccactgattagcattattttaaaagttgattttagaaggaaggaggccatggataacaaatataagaagattactagagtcacagtgcctgaatctatgagttagtgtcccgggtttatcataatggatgtTGATGGCAAATTTCCTTTAATTGTACCTAATAAGTTCTCTGTGAAATTATcagccatttttttaaattatagccATAAAGGCGTGTTACTTATACTAACCCTTCCCTCAAGTGGGTGTTTATAAGTGTATTaggggcattcattattttttaataaaactggtaAATTTTAACCAAATTTTGGAAGgtaaattaatatatacagctcccccttgtGGCCAGAATTATAGTCAGAGAAACCGGACCCATCCATACAGAGATTTTATGAATTCTGGACAGTCAGATTTTGAACACATTTAATGGGGTCCAGcttaaatgtattttatgggaCACCTGCCTATGGATTCAATGGATATAATATAGGATTATGCAGATTCCAGGGTTAGCCTTAGACTCTGACAATAGACTATAAGTCATTGTTCTGTTCAGAGGTGTGAAATATggaagcttttactcagagctgaGAGACTGTGGAAGCagagagcttaaaggaaatctaaatcaagcatggataatttACtcggacatttactcatagatccaggcacgtgacttcttatatttattatccatggcctccttcattctaaaatcaacttttataattatgctaatgagccagaaatgcTCTAGggagcgttaccagagcccctccatcctgcagcctcacaggctgttacacagtcccTGTCCCTCTGCAACTTCAGAACTTTCCCCCTCCCTtatgtaatttcacacagtgggaggaggaagtgcacagtgtaatagcctgtgaagctaaatgatgataatgaggcaGAAGGGTTGCTGGgatattaccagagaccctcagtgctgtagcttctcctgccaatgtaacagcctgtgaagctgcagcacagagcatCTCTCTTAAAACCCTCAGGAGCCCTTTgggctcatatgcataatttttaaagttgatattagaaggaaggaggtcatggataataaatagaaaaagattaccacagtcactttgCCAGGATCTAAGGGTAAGTGACCCGGGTGTACTCATTACAGAACACTCCAACTGTAAACTATGAAAAGCTGCAATCCTAGAATACAGAtatttatttcacagtcctgctgctactaacaacgtacacaaatgtatgattaaacagctctccatggacaatacctaacactgcccgtagtctacatggtcacacctgctgacaagGTTTATAGGTTGTAAAGTAAGTATGACATTCAAGAAAATAATACACTCTTCCGCCTCTGACCTCTTGTATCTTCCCTCTACAGTGGATCACAATGACCAGCCAGCCAATGGAGACCTTGGGTCAGTGGAAAGTTACAGTATGGGAGGAAGAGAACTTCCAGGGAAAGAGATGTGAATTCCTGATTGAATGTCCCAACATCATGGAGCGAGGATTCCGCAAAATCCGTTCCATCAAAGTAGAAAATGGACCGTAGGTGTCCCCACTcatcaccactagatggcgccacagtcatagacctgtataataatatattgCAACAACATTTCAGAATGTAACCAAAATCTACTAGAAGACTGCAGTCATGTGACTGTGTGGTCCCTGGGGGTCACTGATGCTGGAGTGTTATAAGACCCTCACTTATGTCCCTCTTCTTCCAGATGGATGGGGTTTGAATACCCAGAATTCCAGGGGCAGCAGTTCATCCTGGAAAAGGGTGACTATCCTCGCTTTGAAGCCTGGAGCGGAAACAGCGGCTACAGAACCGAACATCTCCTGTCCTTCCGACCCGTGAAATGTGCAGTAAGGAATCCCCTCCGGTGCTGAGGTTCTGCTCCCCTGTGTCATTGTATGGGGGggttatacatatatttttttcattccaGAATCACAGCGACAGTAAAGTGACTTTATATGAAGGTGAGAACTTCCAGGGACGTAAGTTTGAGCTGTGTGATGACTACCCCTCCCTGCAGGCCATGGGATGGTGCTCCAAAGAGGTGGCATCAATCAAGGTCAACTCCGGAGCGTGAGTTTCAGCGTATCATTCCGTGTATTTCCGTATCTGTGACGTTACTTTTTGTGTTTGGGTCCCATCCCTCATTATCGGCTTTATCTACTGCTCTATCTGGTCTGTGATATTACATTTGTCCCCTTACACTCCTCATGACCCCGCATTTGTCATATGCAGTTCACACTGACTTCATCCCATGAGTGTACAGCTCAGTGCATCCACAAGATCAGGACTTGCTCTCCataaaacactctgtgctgctgtggagctTCCACTTTGGAGCTTTCAGTTTGTGTCCTcttgtcctcatcctcctcctggctctgcCTCATCACATGCGATCCTATCTTCACTAACATAAAACATGTCCAGGTCATTATCCCCCAAAATATTAGCATATTCATCCCCagaaatacaatgggggtcatctaTCTCTAAATCTGATGCAGGATTTGTGGTTGTATCTTAGTGACTTTCTGGACACATTGGGTATTTGTACAATGTTTTTGCGCCGGAGTTTGCCGTGTAgaagtttcctggtttgcgccttaTTTGTCGTTGTATTTCTGCCACTACAAGATGTTTGCGTCTAACATTGATTTGGCTTAAAGGGCGTAAATAATTGCACAAAAACATTCCAGTCCTGAGCATTCGTAGGAAAGACAATGGAATGAATTGCACAAAAAATTTTGACTTTTAAAAGAATTTGAGCCTAAAAAACCTTTGTATTTGACAAAGAGCAAAGAATACAAAGACAAATACAGACAAGAAAAGGCGCAAATCACAACGAAACAAAAGGAAAATATGATATCTATGTATATGATATATCTCTCTCTGTCATATCTATATGCATCATATAATCTATCTACTGGtatctctgtctatctatctatctatctatctatctcctatctatctatctatctatctatctatcttctatctatctatctatctatctatctatctatctcctatctatctatctatctatcttctatctatctatctatctatctatctatctatctatctatctatctatctatcttctatctatctatctatctatctatctatctcctatctatctatctatctcatatctatctatctatctatctatctatctatctatctatctcatatctatctatctatctatctatctatctatatctatctatatatctcatatctatctatctatctatctatctatctatctatctatctatctatctatctcatatctatctatc
This window contains:
- the CRYBA2 gene encoding beta-crystallin A2, with product MTSQPMETLGQWKVTVWEEENFQGKRCEFLIECPNIMERGFRKIRSIKVENGPWMGFEYPEFQGQQFILEKGDYPRFEAWSGNSGYRTEHLLSFRPVKCANHSDSKVTLYEGENFQGRKFELCDDYPSLQAMGWCSKEVASIKVNSGAWVAYQYPGYRGYQYVLERDRHNGEYRNYNEYSTQAHTNQIQSIRRIQH